Proteins encoded together in one Impatiens glandulifera chromosome 1, dImpGla2.1, whole genome shotgun sequence window:
- the LOC124918945 gene encoding CCR4-NOT transcription complex subunit 1-like isoform X2 encodes MPGFSEALAVQIRYLLQSLNGLNSDAVFDDLCEYVGYGTEGSILVLQTCLDYLNIYDEGLKNEPFDPVFSSIFKHILDKPNFSTILCQSLRDKVINGDFLENLSKALGLSTSEKIGVGLALSDLGNADLGVCGKKFCVQQIGELCADNLSIGSAEQMQSIFMFLQQSESLSKHLDSFIQMLSLVPLKGDEQFILAPLMSHGFPSGRFTRHQNLDLFDEDHEANFDALLAEMEKEMSMADIIKELGYGCTVSMSQCKELLSLFLPLTEVVVARILGTIICTNTGLDDHHNTFSTFYCALGGTASSDQPVMNSWNIDVLIDSIKQLAPSISWSAVIENLDHEGFYIPNEAAFSFFMSVYRRACQDPFPLHAICGSLWRNTEGQLSFLKYAVVAPHDIFTFAHCESQLAYADFVQVHKLHTGLTSNAWICLDLLQILCQLAEAGHVDAVRSMLKLPLEQCPEVVLLGMSHINTTYNLIQRELSSTAFPVILNHSAGADMVLHLWNKNPAILLRGFVDAHSINPENISRIFDICQELKILSPVLDMVPSSFGIRLAALASHKDLVDMEKWLRSNLTTYTNSFYEECNRFAKDQLGSSQDASAGTPHLSVSLCNLYAGTAPTVYKVLQEHTGLIVTDKLTEEMEKQLTSYTHASSHMKSSAPSDLSTSDGPVDDIEAEVNSYFQQMFSGQMTIDAMIQMMIQFNESHDEREKSIFGCIIRNLFEEYKFFPKYPETQLKIAAAFYGSLIKHQLLAHLPLGVALRAVLDALRKPADSTMFVFGTKALEQFVDCVIEWPQYCNHILQISHLRATHSELVALVERALARFSIAKADLGRLNASEQHGSSHSIATNAEMSSSSHRSVGSASTQPGLQISSTLQLQQRDQIPLDESQKLSLPSSNHMALVPPMVQPSPVPSTDASAHNNAATAATVVPPSSSVGFIRPSRAIASTRFGSALNIETLVAAAERRGTPLEAPAPEIQDKISFIINNLSAANIESKAKEFTEILIDQYHPWLAQYMVMKRASIEPNFHDLYLKFLGIVGSRSLHQEILQATYENCKVLLGSELIKSSSEERSLLKNLGSWLGKMTVGSNKYLSKREIDPKSLIIEAYEKGLMIAVIPFTSKILESCKNSIAYKPPNRWPMIILELLTEIYVMPNLKLNLKFDIEVLFKNLGVNMEEVNPTSLLKDIVRKTEGNPDFSITNAGASSEIKSSIASSLNQVELPLEVKPALPGGHSNMQSQFTAPLPHLTAGAPREDEKMVALNVSDQLSSVHGQLLQQQSTVPENQLSAPASIIEQRVIVNPMFRAHGLYLHFKSAIASALDQAIMEIISRIVHQSVSIAIQTTKELVLKDYAKEHDESLMRNAAHLMVSSLAGSLAHVTCKEPLLSSIPSHLRNILQGISIGNELLEQAVQLFTNDNLDLGCLLIEQAATEKAVQAIDGEIDQQLAIIRKHKDGVIPPFYDSGIYKSLHPPKPDRLSNSQQRIYEDFMKLPWKNQSTNYYNILPVGSSQPDSSVSGQQNKEVYSSDLINSGISSLTQPLDLTSEEMESSAAQLHSMDGGVNGESHAVETSNIVKESGSSLQTLFSATISDLVGSSSSEPLLTTGDALKKYQIISEKLEDMVANEAKESEIQGLIGEVSGVILRCVSRDEAALAVAHKVFKGLYENAYDSTHVSVHLAILAAIRDVSKLVVKELTNWVIYSDDDRNLNKDITVGLIHHELLNLAEYNIHMAKLLDAGRNKAATQFAISLIRSLMPNDPRVISELPNLVDVLRKITTRPESPESLQQAAVLNAAAHSEDNSITESAEPDSAGFCNQVSMLFTEWYNICELPAVNDATCKKYVSRLHRMGLLKGDDVSQRFFCCLTEISVSHCLASETMSSATLQSPQLQPLSFLAIDIYSRLVVTIIKLLPADQGSNKLYLLIKILELTVRLIQKDDKEKKTSFNPRPYFRLFINWLLDLGSMEPLIDGANPQVLSALASTFHAIQPIKVPGFSYAWLELISHRSFMPKLLSGNGHKGWPYMHRLVLDLFQFLEPFIRIPCADIGEPVRLLYKGSLRVLLVLLHDFPDFLCEFHFGFCDVIPSGCIQLRNIVLSAFPRSMRVPDPCSPNLKFDLLLETNQPPRILSEVDFVLKSKQLKSEVDDYLRTRQQRSSLLVKLHQKLVLSPCEAVSAGTWYNVPLMNSLVLYIGMQAVQQLEAKSQSQSNPICTSLSVLLVAPALDIFHMLINDLDTEGRYLVLNVMANQLRYPNHHTHYFSSVLLYLFYETNEEVVVQEQITRVIFERMISDKPHPWGLVITFMELVKNPRYKFWSKGFIRCDPDIEYLIESVCSSYGCPRPTQED; translated from the exons TGAAGGCTTGAAAAATGAACCATTTGATCCAGTGTTTTCTTCAATCTTCAAACATATCTTAGACAAGCCAAATTTCAGTACAATATTGTGTCAATCGCTAAGGGATAAGGTGATCAATGGAGATTTTCTTGAGAATCTATCAAAGGCACTAGGCTTGTCAACATCAGAGAAAATTGGAGTTGGTCTTGCCTTGTCAGATTTGGGAAATGCAGATCTTGGAGTATGTG GAAAGAAATTCTGCGTACAACAGATTGGGGAGTTATGCGCAGATAATCTGTCTATTGGTTCAGCTGAACAAATGCAGAGCATCTTTATGTTCCTTCAACAATCTGAAAGCCTTTCCAAGCACTTAGACTCGTTTATCCAGATGCTATCTTTGGTGCCGTTGAAGGGagatgaacaatttattttgGCCCCGTTGATGTCACATGGATTTCCCAGTGGAAGGTTCACAAGGCATCA GAACTTGGACTTGTTTGATGAAGATCATGAAGCTAATTTTGACGCTCTCCTTGCTGAAATGGAGAAGGAGATGAGCATGGCTGATATCATAAAGGAATTGGGCTATGGATGCACAGTTAGTATGTCACAATGCAAGGAGTTGTTGTCTTTGTTCCTACCTTTGACTGAAGTTGTTGTTGCCAGAATACTTGGCACAATCATTTGCACAAATACTGGACTTGATGACCACCATAATACATTTTCAACATTTTATTGTGCTCTTGGTGGTACAGCTTCTTCTGATCAGCCTGTGATGAACTCATGGAATATTGATGTTTTGATTGATTCAATCAAGCAACTT GCTCCTAGCATTAGTTGGTCAGCAGTTATTGAAAACCTTGATCACGAGGGATTCTACATTCCTAATGAGGCAGCATTTTCCTTTTTCATGTCAGTTTATAGGCGAGCATGTCAG GACCCGTTTCCACTGCATGCCATTTGTGGATCTCTTTGGAGAAATACCGAGGGACAACTATCTTTCCTCAAGTATGCAGTGGTTGCTCCACATGACATATTTACTTTTGCGCATTGTGAGAGTCAATTG GCATATGCAGATTTTGTGCAGGTTCATAAACTTCATACAGGACTTACAAGTAATGCTTGGATATGCCTTGATCTGTTGCAAATTTTATGCCAACTAGCTGAAGCCGGTCATGTGGATGCTGTTCGGTCAATGCTTAAGCTTCCTCTTGAACAATGTCCTGAAGTTGTACTTCTTGGCATGTCACACATAAAT ACGACTTACAATCTTATTCAGCGTGAGCTGTCATCTACAGCATTTCCGGTGATACTTAACCATAGTGCAGGGGCTGACATGGTTCTCCATCTGTGGAACAAAAATCCTGCTATTTTGTTGCGAGGATTTGTGGATGCTCATAGCATTAATCCAGAAAACATAAGTAGAATTTTTGACATTTGCCAGGAGCTAAAG ATACTATCACCTGTGCTAGATATGGTTCCATCCTCTTTTGGTATCCGATTGGCTGCTCTTGCTTCTCATAAGGATCTTGTAGATATGGAAAAGTGGCTGAGATCTAATTTAACTACATATACAAATTCTTTCTATGAG GAGTGCAACAGATTCGCAAAGGATCAGTTGGGCTCATCTCAGGATGCCTCTGCTGGAACACCTCATCTGTCTGTTTCTCTTTGTAACCTTTACGCAGGGACAGCGCCTACTGTTTATAAG GTTCTTCAAGAGCACACGGGGTTGATTGTCACTGACAAGCTAACTGAGGAAATGGAAAAGCAGCTTACGTCTTATACACATGCTAGCTCACACATGAAGAGTTCTGCACCATCAGATCTCTCTACCTCAGATGGACCTGTTGATGACATTGAGGCAGAAGTAAACTCTTATTTCCAACAAATGTTCTCGGGCCAAATGACCATTGATGCGATGATACAGATGATGATACAATTCAACGAGTCTCATGATGAAAG GGAGAAATCGATTTTTGGCTGCATTATTCGCAATCTATTTGAAGAATACAAATTTTTCCCAAAATACCCTGAGACGCAACTCAAAATTGCCGCAGCCTTCTATG GCTCTCTCATCAAGCATCAGCTATTAGCTCATCTGCCACTTGGCGTAGCGCTCCGTGCTGTTTTGGATGCATTACGTAAACCTGCAGATTCAACA ATGTTTGTTTTTGGAACAAAAGCTTTGGAACAATTTGTAGATTGTGTAATTGAGTGGCCTCAGTATTGCAATCATATTTTGCAAATTTCTCATCTGCGTGCTACTCATTCTGAGCTTGTTGCATTGGTTGAACGAGCACTTGCTAGGTTTTCTATAGCCAAAGCAGACTTAGGAAGGTTGAATGCCTCTGAACAACATGGCTCTTCTCATTCAATTGCAACCAATGCAGAG atGTCAAGTTCATCTCACAGATCAGTTGGATCTGCTAGCACACAACCTGGTTTGCAAATTTCTTCTACACTGCAGCTTCAACAAAGAGATCAAATCCCTCTGGATGAGAGTCAAAAGCTTTCCTTGCCTTCATCAAATCATATGGCACTTGTACCTCCTATGGTCCAACCTTCACCTGTGCCCTCGACTGATGCTAGTGCTCATAAC aATGCTGCTACTGCCGCCACTGTAGTGCCGCCTTCTTCATCAGTCGGATTTATACGTCCCTCTCGAGCAATTGCCTCAACAA GATTTGGATCTGCCTTGAACATTGAAACACTTGTTGCCGCCGCAGAGAGAAGGGGAACTCCTTTAGAG GCTCCAGCACCAGAAATTCAGGATAAGATTTCGTTTATCATCAACAACTTGTCTGCTGCAAATATTGAATCAAAAGCGAAGGAGTTTACTGAAATTTTGATAGATCAATATCATCCTTGGCTTGCCCAGTACATGGTTATGAAGAG AGCAAGTATTGAGCCGAATTTTCATGACTTATACTTGAAGTTCCTGGGTATAGTGGGTTCAAGGTCTTTACACCAAGAGATTTTACAGGCTACATATGAAAACTGCAAG GTTCTACTGGGCTCAGAACTTATAAAATCCAGTTCGGAAGAGCGGTCCTTGTTGAAGAATCTTGGAAGCTGGCTTGGGAAAATGACTGTCGGAAGCAATAAGTACCTCAGTAAACGTGAAATTGATCCAAAGTCTTTGATCATAGAG GCATATGAGAAAGGTTTGATGATTGCAGTTATACCATTCACCTCTAAG ATTTTAGAATCATGTAAAAACAGTATAGCCTATAAGCCTCCCAATCGTTGGCCTATGATTATTCTTGAGTTACTTACTGAGATTTATGTTATGCCTAATCTGAAATTGAATCTGAAGTTTGATATTgag GTGTTGTTCAAGAATCTTGGTGTGAATATGGAGGAGGTAAATCCAACCTCTCTTCTCAAGGATATAGTTAGGAAAACTGAAGGAAATCCAGACTTCTCCATCACAAATGCTGGTGCCTCTAGTGAAATCAAATCTAGTATAGCCTCTTCCTTGAATCAAGTTGAGCTGCCTCTTGAGGTAAAACCAGCTCTCCCTGGTGGGCACTCAAACATGCAATCTCAG TTTACTGCTCCTCTCCCTCATCTAACTGCCGGTGCACCGAGGGAGGATGAAAAGATGGTAGCATTAAATGTGTCTGATCAGCTGTCATCTGTCCATGGACAATTATTACAACAGCAGTCAACGGTTCCAGAAAACCAG CTTTCTGCGCCAGCATCTATCATTGAGCAGCGGGTCATCGTCAATCCAATGTTTCGTGCTCATGGACTTTATTTGCATTTCAAGAG TGCGATTGCAAGTGCTTTGGATCAAGCtataatggaaataatatcTAGGATTGTGCACCAAAGTGTCTCCATAGCCATTCAGACAACCAAAGAACTTGTTCTTAAG GATTATGCTAAGGAGCATGATGAAAGTCTAATGCGTAATGCAGCTCATCTGATGGTTTCAAGCCTGGCTGGAAGTTTAGCTCATGTGACCTGCAAG GAACCTCTACTGAGTTCAATTCCAAGTCATCTGAGGAATATCCTGCAGGGTATAAGCATTGGAAATGAACTTCTTGAGCAAGCTGTACAACTTTTTACTAATGATAATCTTGACCTGGGATGTTTGCTGATTGAACAAGCAGCTACAGAGAAG GCAGTACAAGCCATTGATGGGGAAATAGATCAACAGCTTGCTATTATAAGGAAGCATAAAGATGGTGTTATTCCTCCATTTTATGATTCTGGTATTTACAAGTCCCTCCATCCTCCTAAACCTGATCGGTTGTCCAATTCTCAACAAAGGATTTATGAG GACTTTATGAAGCTGCCATGGAAGAATCAATCAACCAATTACTACAATATTCTACCAGTTGGCTCTTCACAACCAGATAGTTCAGTATCAGGACAACAAAATAAAGAAGTTTATTCATCTGACTTGATAAACTCTGGTATTAGTTCACTAACACAGCCTCTAGATCTTACCTCTGAGGAGATGGAATCCAGTGCAGCTCAGCTCCATAG CATGGATGGAGGAGTTAATGGTGAATCGCATGCTGTGGAGACTTCCAACATTGTGAAA GAATCTGGATCTTCTTTACAGACGTTGTTTTCAGCCACTATATCTGATTTAGTTGGAAGCAGCTCGTCGGAGCCACTATTGACTACCGGGGATGCATTGAAGAAGTACCAGATTATCTCAGAGAAG CTTGAAGATATGGTGGCTAATGAAGCTAAAGAATCAGAAATTCAG GGTTTAATTGGCGAGGTTTCTGGAGTTATTCTCAGATGTGTAAGCAGAGATGAAGCTGCATTGGCTGTGGCACATAAG GTTTTCAAAGGTCTATATGAAAATGCTTATGACAGTACCCATGTTTCTGTTCATCTTGCCATTCTCGCTGCCATTCGTGATGTCAGCAAACTGGTGGTTAAGGAGCTCACTAACTGG GTGATATACTCTGATGACGATAGGAATTTGAACAAAGACATAACTGTTGGACTTATTCACCACGAACTACTTAATCTTGCTGAGTATAATATTCATATGGCTAAGCTGCTTGATGCTGGAAGAAATA AAGCTGCAACCCAATTTGCAATCTCCCTTATCCGGTCATTGATGCCTAATGATCCTAGAGTTATTTCAGAACTTCCTAACCTTGTTGATGTTTTGAGAAAG ATTACAACCAGACCTGAATCCCCTGAGTCTCTACAGCAG GCTGCAGTGCTTAATGCAGCAGCACACAGTGAAGATAACAGTATAACCGAGTCGGCTGAACCAGACTCTGCTGGCTTTTGTAATCAG GTTTCAATGTTATTTACTGAGTGGTACAACATATGTGAACTTCCTGCTGTAAATGATGCTAcatgtaaaaaatatgtttcacGACTACATCGAATGGGACTTCTTAAGGGAGATGATGTGTCTCAGCGATTTTTCTGCTGCCTCACT GAAATTTCAGTATCACATTGTTTAGCTTCTGAAACAATGAGCTCTGCCACTCTGCAATCCCCACAACTTCAACCTCTTTCTTTCCTTGctattgatatatattcaaGACTGGTCGTCACTATTATAAAG CTTTTACCAGCGGACCAAggatcaaataaattatatcttcTGATAAAG attCTGGAATTGACAGTGAGGCTCATTCAGAAGGATGACAAGGAGAAGAAAACCTCTTTTAATCCTAGACCATATTTCAGGTTGTTTATCAACTGGCTGCTAGATTTGGGTTCAATGGAACCTCTAATTGATGGTGCAAATCCTCAG GTATTGTCAGCTCTAGCAAGCACTTTCCATGCAATCCAGCCCATTAAAGTCCCAGGGTTCAG TTATGCATGGCTTGAGCTTATCAGTCACAGAAGTTTTATGCCAAAGTTACTGTCGGGAAATGGCCATAAGGGCTGGCCTTACATGCATCGCTTAGTGCTTGATTTGTTTCAGTTCCTGGAGCCTTTTATAAGGATTCCTTGTGCAGATATTGGAGAGCCG GTTCGTTTACTGTATAAAGGAAGTTTGAGGGTATTGCTGGTACTCCTCCACGATTTTCCAGATTTCCTCTGTGAATTCCACTTCGGCTTCTGTGATGTAATTCCTTCAGGCTGTATTCAATTGAGAAACATAGTCCTAAGTGCATTTCCCCGCTCTATGAGGGTACCTGATCCTTGTTCTCCAAATTTGAAG TTCGATCTGCTGCTGGAGACTAATCAACCTCCCAGGATTCTTTCAGAGGTTGACTTTGTTCTTAAATCGAAACAATTGAAGTCAGAAGTAGACGATTATTTGAGG ACGAGGCAGCAAAGGTCGTCGTTATTAGTTAAACTGCATCAGAAACTAGTACTCTCTCCATGTGAAGCTGTTTCAGCAGGAACCTGGTACAATGTACCACTTATGAATTCCCTTGTTCTTTACATTGGAATGCAG GCTGTACAACAGTTGGAAGCAAAGTCACAATCACAGTCAAATCCTATTTGTACCTCACTTTCAGTGTTATTAGTTGCCCCTGCTTTGGATATATTCCATATGCTGATTAATGATCTCGATACCGAAGGCCGATATCTAGTTCTCAATGTGATGGCTAATCAACTACGCTACCCGAACCACCACACTCATTACTTTTCTTCCGTTCTTCTCTACTTATTCTACGAAACAAACGAG GAGGTGGTTGTACAGGAGCAAATCACGCGAGTGATATTTGAACGCATGATTTCTGATAAGCCACATCCATGGGGGCTTGTGATAACATTCATGGAGCTTGTCAAG AATCCTAGATACAAGTTTTGGAGCAAAGGTTTTATAAGGTGCGATCCTGACATTGAGTATCTTATTGAAAGTGTCTGTAGTTCATATGGCTGTCCTAGGCCGACACAGGAGGattag